Genomic DNA from Fimbriimonas ginsengisoli Gsoil 348:
GGTCGCGAACAATAACGATTCGAACAGCAGAGACGCTCGGCGAAGAAAGCGCCGAGCGTCTCTGCTGTTTTTCTTGCTGATCGCCTCCCCGGTCGTCTTTCTGGCGAGGATCGTTTCGGACTCCCGCCGGATAGATCGCTTTCGATTCTTAAACGGGCAAGGCCTGATCGGGTCGGGGGTCGGTAACGGATCTGCTGGGCTGATGGAGTACCGGATCTACAGTTGGCGCCAGGACGCTCAATGGGTGCAGCGAGACGCCGCCGCTGAATTGGCGGCATTGGGATACCACCTGAGGTATCAGAAGGACGGAACCAGCATTTGGAAATTCGGCGATCGAGAGGTCGGCATCAAACCTGGTCATAGCAAAAGCAAGCGGGAGGCGCTCCTACGAAAGCGTCAAAAAGAGCCCGGATGGGTTACCGTCATCACCGGAAATGAGGCGCCCGATACATGGATCACGCACATTCGATACGCCGTGGAACCCTCGGAAACGGCTGGAGCAGGCGAGTTTTAGGCCTACATCTTGGCTTTCGGTCTTTGACTCAGAGTCTCGTCGCTGTCTTTGTAGACGTGGGGAGACATGCCGAGCGTTGTTAGATAGGTTCGGAATGCGGGCATCTCTTGGTCGAGGATGTCGACCTTTCGTTCGTCGCCGGAGAGGGTTACCACGATGGAGGTGTTGCCTCGGACGGCGATGGCCGAGACGACGCATTTGTCGGGGCTCCAACGGCGGACGAGGCGGAACGTGGTTCCGTTTGTGCCGTTCACAGTATCCAGCATCTCACCCTTCCACGACTTCAGATTGGCGGCAGTGATGTCCAGCATCCATTGCGCCAAACCGTCCCGATCAAGATCGGGAGTCGGGTTGTAGTCCGCGACGACGTCGTTCATCGCGCCCCGCATTAAGAGGTCTGAGTGAAGACTTCGGAACAGAAAGATTGCCTGAGGGCTGTGCGGAATCTCCTTCCAACCGGAGGGCAGGGCGTACACCAGCGAATAGTTCGCGTAAGTGTCCGGCGATGCCGCCGCGTTCGCCCTTCGAAACCACGCGAAGGCCGCGATGAAGATGAGTCCGATCGCCAGCATCGGCGTGGTCCGGGACATGCTCTTTCGAATCGCCGTGTCCATAACTTATCTTAGAGGGTGCGGAAGGAAACTGCAACCATAAGTCGGTAGCATTTTCGCCTCCGAGTCTGAACTTCTTTGGCGGAGGGAGGCATTCAATAGTTCCTTTGGACTAAGCGCCCGAGCTTCGGTCCAATAGCCGGTCGAGCTCTTCGTCGCTTGCCTGAGCGTAGTCGTCGAAAATCCTTTGCCGCTCTTCCCTCTGCTTGAACCTAAGCTCGCGGCGAAGCTTTCCTTCGAGGAAGCGGATCTTATCTTCGCGGGTTTCGAAGATAAGCTTGGGGACCGGGGTCGGCTTGTTGTCGCGAATCGCCACCATCGTCACCCGAGCGGTGTTCGTGTGCCGCCGGATGTTCTGCAGGATATTCTCCGCGTAAACCTCGATCGTCACCTCGACGCTGGTACGCCCCGCGTAGGAAACGTGGCCGACAAAGGTGACGAGCTCGCCCACCTCGATCGGTTCGAGAAAATCGACCCGATCGAAGCTAGCGGTGACGCAGATCGTGCCCGCAAAGCGGGAGGCGGTTGCGTAACCGCACAGGTCGATCTTGGAGAGGATTGTCCCTCCGAAAACCTTCCCAAGGAAGTTCGCATCGTTCGGCTCCATCACCAAAGCCATTTCGACGCGAGTCTCCGAAACCCGCTTTGCCGTAAGTTCGCTCACGGGTTCATTGTGAACACTCCGGAAGCCCCCTCCTCGTCGATGTTTGTGCGATGAGGAGGGGGTTGGGGGTGGAGAATTCCGGGCTTGATGTTTGATGAGTGATGGCTTGAAGAGCCCCAGCCTCTTGGCCATCAAGAACAATTTTAGTTCACCCCATAACCCAGGGATGATGGTCATTCACAAATTAGGTTTATGTTTATCTTGCCCGTAGCCCGGGGATTTATCCCCGGAGGAGCCTTGAACCGCAGCTACGGACCATCGCAAAAACCCTGGTGCGTGTTCTGGTTGCCCACGATTGTTGGCGGAAGGGACGGCGAAGAATGAGGTCGCCACCTTCAGGGCTCGGAGGTATGGGTGCTCTCATGACCAGGGCTTCGCCCTTCGCTTTAGAAGGTCGCGCTTTCAGCGCTGATGCCGGATTTTGGCGACTACATCGGGTTCTAGAGGATTGACATGGCCTGTTTAAGTGCGGACTACGGGCCATATCAGACAAGGGGAATCTAGCCCGTTCGTCTCCGACCATCAGATCGGCCCTCGTGAGCACTAGTCCGGGGCCCGCCCCGCGAACGCGAGGTTCTCGCCCTGAATTCGAGCCCGGACTAACCAGCAGACCGCTAACCGCCCATCAACCCTGGAACATCGAATCCGACAAGCCGGTGTTGGTCTTGATGGAATCGTAAGTGGTGATTCCAGCGACTCGGTTGTCGACGTTTTTCACCGTCATCCGAGTGGGCATCCAGACGCCGCCCTCGTTCTTCGGGTTTTCGTAGATGAAGGTGGCGAGTTGCCGGCCGCTCTGGTTGTACCATTCGCGCTTCGTCACGTACTTCTTCTGCGGGTCGATCCAAATACGATGGCGGCTCGTGTCGTCAAGTCGCTCCGGATAGGTCAGATCGAATACGACATCTCCCGTAGCCCGGTCGTTGCGGACGAATCTGGCTTGGAACAACCCCTCAAACAGCGACGGGGTCAACAGACCGAAATCGAGCGGCGTCTGCCGCCGGCCCGGTTTGCCGGTCAGATCGAGGCGCTGGTGGAAGCTGCGCATCTTGATCGTTTGGATCGGCCCGTTGAGGACGTAGACGACGGTCGTATCCTCGACGCTCGCTTCCAGGCGGACCTTGAACGGCTCCTTGAAGTAAATCGTGGTGGTGTCGAATCGGTAGGAGTTACCGAACGAGTCATTGATCTTCCGAAGCTCGCGCTGGTCGGCCTTTACCTTGCGGGCCACGAACGTAGCGTCCTTAAGGTCGGGCTGAACGAACGACTGAATGTTTTGGGCGCCCTGCGTGAGTGCAAGAACCGCCACCGCGGTGGTGATGATCATGGGTTGAGTTTATCCTTCGCGCTTCCCGAACCATTCGAAACCGAGCGACGCCATTGATCCGGCAAGGTGAAAGGTTGGATACACTGTAACTTATCGTGACGTCCGATCCGGTGGCGCGTTACCTTTCGCTCAGGGGCTCGAAGACCCTTGTCGCATCGCGCTTGCGCCCCATGACGGCGGGCGAAATCATCGATGCGTCGCTGAGGCTCTATCAGCAGCTCGGACTTTCCTTTCTACGCCTAACCGTAGTCCCCGCGCTCCTTTGTCTCTCGGCCGTCGCCTTCGTGATGGTCTACGTGTTGCCGGGGCTACTCTACAGCCAGGACAATGGCGAGTTTTCCCGCCACATCGCCGATGTAGCGCTCGCCATTCTCATGGCGGTTTTCTTTGGCGGCCCGCTCTTCATGACCGGTCTTTCCTACACCACGGCGCTGGTGGTGAGCCTGGTGTCCGACTACATGGTGGGGAATGCGGTGGACCCCGGCGCGGCCCAAGAAGTGGCGCGGCGGGCTCAGCCCCGGCTCCTTCTCGTTACTTTCCGCGAGCTCCTCCTCTCGCTTTCCGGAATCCTCGTCGCGGGCGCCGTCACCTTGTTGGGAGAGTGGCTGACGAAAATGACCCCGGAGACGAGCGCCACCGGCGGGATCGTTGTGCTTCTCGGCCTGTTCGGGGTGTTCGGCGGGTTCATGATCTGCCTCTCGGTGCTTGCGAGCGACGCATTGGTCGCGCCGGTGACCGTGTTGGAGGACCTCGGCCCCAAGATGGCGGGCAAGCGGGCGCGCGCCCTGATGAAGAAGGTGCCGTTCCATGGCCCCGGGACTGCGGCGGTATGGAGCGTTTACATCTTAATCGGCTTCATGGTCGTGGTCTTATGGGGCGGGATCGAGATTTGCTTTTCCGTGCTGGAGGTTCCGGGACATTTCCACGGCCTGACGTCGGGACTTCCGCTTCAACCGATATTCCAGAAGGCGCTGGAACTGCTGCCCGCCTTTATCGCCATTTGGACCGTCATTCCCGTGTGGGCGACGACGGTGACGATGCTTTACTACGACCGCCGAATTCGGCTGGAGGGGTTCGACATTGAGATCTTGGGGCGTGACCTTGCGCGGAGCTCTCGTACGAGCCGTTTTGAGCTGTAGCCTCACGCTCGTCGTGAGCTTCGCGTGGTCGAGCGATTTCGCATCGCTGGCCAAGCGCGTCCACGCGGCGCCGACCGATGAGGCGGCGATCGGCATCGTCCGATCGGATCCGGACGCCTTGAACGATCCGGATATCAGCTCGGAGCTGAACGAGTCTGGCTCGAGCGACAAGGAAACGAGGGCGACCCTTCAGTCGATGCTAGAGCTCCGATCGATGAATGAAGGGGCGGTGAGCAAGGCGGACCCATCCGGGGTGGTCAAACAGATCAAGAACTCCCCCTTTTACTCCGATGCGGGAGTGGCGGAAGGCTCGAACTGGCTCGGCGCGGCCCTGGAGAGGCTGAAGAACCTGCGGTTCAACATGCGCCCGCCGAACGTCGACGCTCCCAACGTCAATCTCAGTTGGATCACGTATGTGATGTGGGGCGCCCTCGCCGCCGCGGTCGGCTTTTTAATCTTCCTCGGCGTCAAGCATTTCTCGTGGAAGGGTCAGCTCGCTCGGAAGGCCAAGGCGGTCTTGGAAGACGACGAGCCGGAGCGAACACTCGACGAGTGGCTGAAGGCGGCCGACGAGTTTGCCGCCCAAGGGGCTTACCGCGAGGCGGTGCGCGCTCTGTACCTTGCATGTCTGCTCCGCTTCGACGAGCACCGGGTCGCGAGGTTTGACCGGCATGAGACGAATTGGGAGCATCTTTCGCGCATCCACGCGAGCTCGCGCCGTCCGGCGGGGCTGGATTTTGGACCGCCGACAAAAGCGTTCGACCGGATCTGGTACGGCAAACGAACCGAGGGGATGCCGGACGTCGATCTCTTCCGAAATTGGTATCTGGGCCTCTCGAAGACGCTCAAGGAAGGATCCGCGTGAAACGGCTCCGTTCCCTTCCTAGCTTCGTGTGGGTGCTCCTGGGGTTGCTGGCGATTTCGTCTTCGATCCTTTCGCTGGGCCAGCGGGACGACACGGCCAAGCCGAGCGCGGACTCGTATTCACCGAGCGGAACCGCCGCGCTTGCCGAGCTGCTGAAGCGGAATGGATACGACGTGAGGATCGACCGACATCCGCGACCCCGCCTGGCTTCGAACGATGTCGCGGTCACATTTTCGATGACCTACCAGGGTCCGACCATCGGGGAGACCGACACGACGTTCCGGCATGAGGTGTTCAAACAAATTCGTGCAGGCGGGCGGGCAGTTGTCTTCTCCATTCCGGCCAATTTTCGCTCGGAGAGCCAAGCGTTACTGGCCTCGACGCCGCAGAAGGTGACGATTCGTGGCCGTCCGGGATCGCTCTCGATGCTTGTCTCCTCTAATCTGTCGGATGAATTTGACGACTGGGCGGCCTCGAATAAGGTGCCGAACATCGGGCTTTGGGATACTTCCGAAGGACCGTTAGTGCGGGCGTATCAAATCGGAAAGGGGCGGGTGCTGTATGCAAAGAGCGGATCGTTCGTTACAAACCGGTTCCTCGACCGGGGGGACGATGCCCGGGCGGCGCTAGCGCTCATCGGCACAATCGCCCGACCCGGCGACCACCTCGTCTTTGCCCAAGCCTCGTTCGGGGACGTCGATAATCCTGGGTTGATGGAGTCGATCGGCGCTTGGGCGTACGCGGGCTGGCAGCAGATCCTTTTCCTCGGCGTGGTGGTGGTGTACACGCTCGGCAAGCGGTTCGGGATCCCGGAAGAAACGCGGCCACCCCAGCGGGGAGCGCGCGACCTTTTGGAGGCGCTCACCTACACCTATCACCGGGGGAAACAAACGAAGGCGGCGATGGCGGCAGCGCTGGAGAGGACGAACAACGAGATCAGCAGCGCGCTCCGGCTCCCGCGCGACGCCGTCCGCGCCGATCGCGACCGACACCTGCCGGAATCGCTCGC
This window encodes:
- a CDS encoding outer membrane lipoprotein-sorting protein, which produces MIITTAVAVLALTQGAQNIQSFVQPDLKDATFVARKVKADQRELRKINDSFGNSYRFDTTTIYFKEPFKVRLEASVEDTTVVYVLNGPIQTIKMRSFHQRLDLTGKPGRRQTPLDFGLLTPSLFEGLFQARFVRNDRATGDVVFDLTYPERLDDTSRHRIWIDPQKKYVTKREWYNQSGRQLATFIYENPKNEGGVWMPTRMTVKNVDNRVAGITTYDSIKTNTGLSDSMFQG
- a CDS encoding DUF4350 domain-containing protein, which codes for MKRLRSLPSFVWVLLGLLAISSSILSLGQRDDTAKPSADSYSPSGTAALAELLKRNGYDVRIDRHPRPRLASNDVAVTFSMTYQGPTIGETDTTFRHEVFKQIRAGGRAVVFSIPANFRSESQALLASTPQKVTIRGRPGSLSMLVSSNLSDEFDDWAASNKVPNIGLWDTSEGPLVRAYQIGKGRVLYAKSGSFVTNRFLDRGDDARAALALIGTIARPGDHLVFAQASFGDVDNPGLMESIGAWAYAGWQQILFLGVVVVYTLGKRFGIPEETRPPQRGARDLLEALTYTYHRGKQTKAAMAAALERTNNEISSALRLPRDAVRADRDRHLPESLAVALTRLQAASEMEARTPPERALELIVKARKETDLFLGARRGRATEFR
- a CDS encoding acyl-CoA thioesterase, whose protein sequence is MSELTAKRVSETRVEMALVMEPNDANFLGKVFGGTILSKIDLCGYATASRFAGTICVTASFDRVDFLEPIEVGELVTFVGHVSYAGRTSVEVTIEVYAENILQNIRRHTNTARVTMVAIRDNKPTPVPKLIFETREDKIRFLEGKLRRELRFKQREERQRIFDDYAQASDEELDRLLDRSSGA